The following coding sequences lie in one Ostrea edulis chromosome 8, xbOstEdul1.1, whole genome shotgun sequence genomic window:
- the LOC125663232 gene encoding multiple epidermal growth factor-like domains protein 11 codes for MLQICLIIFSLQLCTAYENIALRKPTWQLHPYNISNPIFDASNAVDGLKSDLGVWGGQCAISNYTQHIATWRVDLQDILSIRHITIYYRTENAAWGSTNAFTGRFLGFSLYVSNTTDRTRGKLCFHDTSYTTTTIPAVLNVTCPVHGQYVIYYNERLPGVTYPSGYDQYAFNELCEVEVYGCPVPGYFGPDCSFPYPDTNCRYCHIETGACQGCKLGYQGHQCELPCSHQYYGELCKKTCGNCSDGVTCNNVDGTCTNGCEVGVYGDKCKTPCPIGWQGKNCSRTCTNCDRCERFTGQCTSPCYPGWKGTHCTEECDGRKYGVSCIYNCGTCLHNKQCHHINGSCLQGCDAGFEGNLCKTTCSVGYYGGNCPGKCSVNCGVPGRCNKTTGQCEGGCQPGWRGILCDTKCDDNQYGPGCNQTCGKCREGKQCHHISGSCNNECGPGYQGDKCDEVCEFGHFGAGCKEECSVFCQKSRDCHHVTGYCTNGCKTGWHGKDCLEVESQEQETDTRFYTVLGVLCLTLVLNGVYVVYRIVKWNKTKLDEGKKYHPSDSTTFTKDAVLKIQDDGNVNSGYQELTELSQPSTYDSIH; via the exons ATGCTGCAAATATGTTTGATAATATTTTCGTTGCAGTTATGCACAGCCTATG AAAACATTGCCCTCAGAAAACCAACATGGCAACTCCATCCATATAACATATCTAACCCCATATTCGATGCAAGTAATGCTGTAGATGGACTCAAATCTGACCTTGGAGTCTGGGGAGGACAGTGTGCCATATCGAACTATACTCAACATATAGCCACATGGAGAGTGGACCTACAGGACATCCTCAGTATACGCCACATTACCATTTATTACAGAACGGAAAATGCTGCATGGG GTTCAACGAACGCCTTTACTGGACGATTTTTGGGGTTTTCATTATACGTATCAAACACAACCGACAGAACACGGGGAAAATTGTGTTTCCATGACACGAGCTACACAACCACCACAATACCTGCCGTCCTCAACGTCACCTGTCCAGTTCATGGACAATACGTCATCTACTACAACGAAAGACTACCAGGAGTGACCTACCCTAGTGGATACGATCAATATGCATTTAATGAACTCTGTGAAGTAGAGGTTTACG GTTGTCCTGTACCCGGTTACTTCGGACCTGACTGTTCTTTCCCTTATCCTGATACTAACTGTCGATACTGTCACATAGAGACTGGGGCCTGTCAGGGATGTAAACTCGGATACCAGGGACATCAGTGTGAACTAC cgTGCAGTCATCAGTATTACGGAGAACTATGTAAGAAGACCTGTGGTAACTGTAGTGACGGGGTGACGTGTAACAATGTAGACGGGACATGTACAAACGGATGTGAGGTCGGTGTCTACGGAGACAAATGCAAAACAC CGTGCCCTATTGGTTGGCAAGGGAAGAACTGTTCTCGAACGTGCACTAATTGTGACAGATGTGAGAGATTTACAGGACAATGTACATCTCCTTGTTATCCTGGCTGGAAAGGGACACATTGTACTGAGG AATGTGACGGGAGGAAATACGGAGTGAGCTGTATATATAACTGTGGAACATGTCTACATAACAAACAATGTCACCATATAAACGGATCATGTCTTCAGGGATGTGATGCCGGATTTGAAGGAAACCTTTGTAAAACTA CTTGTTCGGTTGGTTATTATGGGGGTAATTGCCCAGGGAAATGTAGCGTTAACTGTGGAGTCCCCGGAAGGTGTAACAAAACAACTGGACAATGTGAGGGAGGCTGCCAACCAGGGTGGAGAGGAATTTTGTGTGACACAA AGTGTGATGATAACCAGTACGGACCAGGCTGTAACCAAACATGCGGAAAATGTCGGGAGGGTAAGCAGTGTCACCACATCAGTGGTTCCTGTAATAACGAATGCGGACCTGGATATCAGGGAGACAAATGTGATGAGG tcTGCGAGTTTGGACATTTTGGTGCTGGTTGTAAAGAAGAATGTAGTGTATTTTGTCAGAAATCACGTGATTGCCACCATGTGACGGGCTATTGCACGAATGGTTGCAAAACTGGATGGCATGGGAAGGATTGTTTAGAAG TTGAAAGTCAAGAGCAGGAAACGGACACACGATTTTATACAGTCCTTGGTGTGTTATGTCTTACATTGGTTCTCAATGGAGTGTATGTCGTTTACAGAATCGTAAAATG gaaCAAGACGAAATTGGACGAAGGAAAGAAATATCATCCGAGTGATTCTACGACTTTCACCAAAGACGCTGTACTAAAAATCCAAGACGATGGGAATGTGAACAGTGGATATCAGGAACTGACAGAACTGAGTCAACCTTCAACCTATGACTCCATTCATTAA